The Pyrococcus kukulkanii genome contains a region encoding:
- a CDS encoding NADH-quinone oxidoreductase subunit D: MVTQEELIREARENGMELYPIEKDTYELFFGPQHMATENFSIILKMDGNRVVKAIANPGFLHRGFEKLAEFRPWYTNIALLLRICVPESDVPEAIYSMAVDEIIGWEVPERAQWIRTVVLEMARVSAYLFWIMGLSFKLGVYTAGQWAAAYRERFMRLFEELTGGRVYHIYTIPGGVRRDIPGDKWLRQLKDTVEYIKSKLPDFDNLVFENYITYKRMEGIGVMDKKFALAEGVTGPNLRATGVAYDVRKDDPYLFYPEVDFEVPTLKEGDALARALVRRYELEQDLYILEQLLEMGPPSGPYKVEDPRLKNLPRFKVPAGDAFAHVESTKGDFGAYIVSDGGNKPYRVHVRGPSIAHGIRVLEQLLVGARIADVPVILMSLDNCPPDIDR; encoded by the coding sequence ATGGTCACCCAGGAGGAGTTAATTAGGGAGGCGAGAGAGAACGGGATGGAGCTATATCCAATAGAGAAGGACACTTATGAGCTGTTCTTTGGTCCCCAACACATGGCCACAGAGAATTTCAGTATAATATTGAAGATGGACGGTAATAGAGTAGTAAAGGCTATAGCAAACCCAGGATTTCTTCACAGAGGTTTCGAAAAGCTTGCGGAATTTAGGCCTTGGTACACGAACATAGCCCTCCTATTGAGGATCTGTGTTCCGGAGAGTGACGTCCCTGAGGCAATATACTCAATGGCAGTCGACGAAATAATCGGCTGGGAAGTCCCTGAGAGGGCCCAGTGGATAAGGACTGTAGTTTTAGAGATGGCTAGGGTTTCAGCTTACCTATTCTGGATAATGGGATTAAGCTTTAAGCTAGGTGTCTACACGGCGGGTCAGTGGGCCGCTGCGTACAGAGAGAGGTTCATGAGGTTATTTGAGGAGCTGACCGGAGGAAGAGTCTACCATATTTACACGATTCCCGGAGGAGTTAGAAGGGACATTCCCGGAGACAAGTGGCTAAGGCAACTAAAAGATACCGTCGAGTACATAAAGTCAAAGCTACCTGACTTCGACAACCTAGTCTTCGAGAACTACATAACGTACAAGAGAATGGAGGGGATAGGAGTCATGGACAAGAAGTTCGCATTGGCAGAGGGAGTTACCGGGCCCAATTTGAGGGCAACGGGAGTTGCCTACGACGTGAGAAAAGATGACCCTTACCTCTTCTATCCAGAGGTCGACTTTGAGGTTCCAACGCTCAAGGAGGGAGATGCACTAGCTAGAGCTCTAGTTAGAAGGTACGAGCTTGAGCAGGATCTCTACATCCTAGAGCAACTCCTTGAGATGGGTCCACCCAGCGGACCGTACAAAGTAGAAGACCCCAGGCTGAAGAACCTACCGAGGTTCAAGGTCCCAGCAGGAGATGCCTTTGCTCACGTGGAGTCAACGAAGGGAGATTTCGGAGCCTACATTGTCAGCGATGGGGGGAACAAACCTTACAGGGTTCATGTGAGGGGGCCGAGCATTGCCCACGGAATTAGGGTTCTAGAACAGTTGTTAGTCGGAGCGAGAATAGCGGACGTTCCCGTTATATTGATGAGCCTTGATAACTGTCCACCCGACATAGACAGGTGA
- a CDS encoding NADH-quinone oxidoreductase subunit C, translating into MTWEIGEEIVKKILEKAPYAEGRVRRERRLEFKIPAERIREFLMIMKENNFPLMLQISAVDWVRDGEIELVYHLMNIELGTHAMVKVRIPRDLDKAKMPTVRDIYPAAETYERDVHDFFGVYFEGNDKMEMPWILDDPERGLYPHRKDFDMLGYVKKKYKILDRFDENKDKYVI; encoded by the coding sequence ATGACCTGGGAAATCGGCGAAGAGATCGTAAAGAAAATCCTAGAGAAGGCACCGTACGCGGAGGGCAGGGTTAGAAGAGAGAGACGGCTTGAATTCAAGATTCCAGCAGAAAGAATAAGGGAGTTCCTGATGATCATGAAGGAAAACAACTTCCCCCTAATGCTGCAGATATCAGCGGTGGATTGGGTTAGGGATGGAGAGATAGAGCTGGTGTATCACCTAATGAACATCGAGCTCGGAACCCATGCAATGGTTAAAGTTAGGATCCCCAGGGATCTCGATAAGGCAAAAATGCCAACGGTCAGGGACATTTATCCAGCGGCTGAAACCTACGAGAGAGACGTCCACGACTTCTTCGGCGTTTACTTTGAAGGCAACGACAAGATGGAGATGCCATGGATTCTCGATGATCCGGAGAGAGGACTCTATCCGCATAGGAAGGACTTTGATATGCTCGGTTACGTGAAGAAGAAGTATAAGATCCTCGATAGGTTCGACGAGAATAAGGACAAGTATGTAATCTGA
- a CDS encoding NuoB/complex I 20 kDa subunit family protein: MVDWRLFEPLFNWARKKSLWIVSFCTGCGGIEMPPLMTSRYDIERFGIIPDPSPRQYDLFLITGYVTPKTLKRIIITYEMAPDPKWVLAHGSCPLNGGVYWDSYNAIKHLDKYIPVDVFIAGCMPRPEAVLDGIHKLMEMIESGEADGWKRYRENYEWYRKNQDELLGKGWREKEARKWIPWLVDKKKEVKE; this comes from the coding sequence ATGGTGGACTGGAGGTTGTTTGAGCCATTGTTTAACTGGGCGAGAAAGAAGAGCCTTTGGATTGTGTCATTCTGTACAGGATGCGGTGGAATAGAGATGCCTCCACTAATGACATCAAGGTACGACATTGAGAGGTTTGGAATAATCCCGGATCCAAGTCCAAGACAGTATGATCTCTTCCTCATAACAGGTTACGTAACCCCGAAGACCCTCAAGAGGATAATAATAACCTATGAGATGGCGCCAGATCCCAAGTGGGTCTTAGCTCACGGTTCCTGTCCACTGAACGGTGGAGTGTACTGGGATTCCTATAATGCGATAAAGCACCTTGACAAGTACATTCCTGTTGACGTGTTCATAGCGGGCTGTATGCCAAGGCCAGAGGCGGTTCTTGACGGAATACACAAGCTAATGGAGATGATAGAGAGCGGAGAAGCCGACGGGTGGAAGAGGTACAGGGAGAACTACGAATGGTACAGAAAGAACCAGGACGAACTCTTAGGTAAAGGGTGGAGGGAGAAGGAGGCAAGAAAGTGGATACCGTGGCTAGTGGACAAGAAAAAGGAGGTTAAAGAATGA
- a CDS encoding respiratory chain complex I subunit 1 family protein: MLGAFLKALLIILYATFVGFMFMGIIRKVTARIHRRIGPPIYQPIIDTIKFFSKKENITHGVIYDFGIIFALGATILALMFIPLGGVSILRAYGDLILITFLLEIPMLGIMFAAMSSGNPYAGIGAQRALLTLLAIQVPLGFAIVALAEYYGTFSTYEIVMAQQVHGWSIFHLPLLLAAIAYDIVLQAMFGKEPFDIMVAPGEISLGPMVEFGGKHMAILQIQHAIGLFAETLFFSNIFLGGAVVTTFASPILNTLATLGILLIKQLAVLLIAIFISTIFPRFTIDQAARFYWKWPTIIAALGAILASL, from the coding sequence ATGCTCGGGGCGTTCCTTAAGGCCCTTCTCATAATTTTATACGCAACCTTTGTAGGGTTCATGTTCATGGGGATAATCAGGAAGGTCACCGCAAGGATACACAGGAGGATTGGACCCCCAATATACCAGCCCATAATCGATACTATCAAGTTCTTCAGTAAGAAGGAGAACATTACCCACGGCGTCATCTACGATTTCGGAATAATCTTTGCGCTTGGAGCTACGATACTTGCCCTGATGTTCATCCCTCTTGGCGGAGTTAGCATACTCAGAGCTTATGGAGATCTCATATTGATCACATTCCTCCTCGAGATACCAATGCTCGGAATAATGTTTGCGGCCATGAGCTCAGGAAACCCATATGCAGGAATCGGTGCACAGAGAGCTCTGCTAACTCTACTTGCGATTCAAGTCCCCCTTGGATTTGCAATAGTTGCATTGGCTGAGTACTATGGAACATTCAGCACGTACGAGATAGTCATGGCCCAGCAGGTTCATGGGTGGAGCATATTCCATCTACCGCTACTGCTTGCAGCTATAGCGTACGATATAGTCCTCCAGGCCATGTTTGGAAAGGAGCCCTTCGACATCATGGTAGCTCCAGGTGAAATATCCTTAGGTCCAATGGTCGAGTTTGGAGGAAAGCACATGGCCATCCTCCAAATACAGCACGCCATTGGCCTATTTGCAGAAACGCTGTTCTTCTCAAACATATTCCTAGGAGGGGCAGTAGTGACAACATTCGCAAGCCCAATACTCAACACACTCGCAACTCTGGGCATTCTGCTAATCAAGCAGCTTGCAGTACTCCTGATAGCGATATTCATAAGCACGATATTCCCCAGGTTCACAATCGATCAGGCCGCGAGGTTCTACTGGAAGTGGCCAACGATAATTGCAGCTTTGGGTGCAATACTAGCGAGCTTGTGA
- a CDS encoding proton-conducting transporter transmembrane domain-containing protein, translating to MNELPIIVISPLVAGFLAWLLRVRGVREIIGVAGSLVPLALLIKLYPSLGGRLEFTINVAGFKLGLMLSHLTWVFSMIAAVVGFTAILGMVSTARDNWEWLFALMSLTGVLGVFMAYDLITFFIAWEVMTFASFMMVLRYNRHASLKYFILSIVGAYAMLIAIGLIYAKTGTLTFPEVSAIFSQDAMTKMMGGPGLFTKTETMLIYGLFLLAFGVKAGMFPLHVWAPDAYSETNQSYTAMFSGVLSKAGVYGFILLYILMYGKLIVEFGHFRSAPTFGYIIAFLGGLTIIVGGILAALQEDIRKLFAYSSISQIGYILVGLGIGTALSIEAAIYHAISHALFKGLFFLIVATLIYRTGKTEFKDFGGLAEKMPYTFAMAFIAILSLAGIPPLVGFASKWLIFEAVIHENLPILGGMVFFGSAIGFVYLIRFTYAVWFGQRPSDIENTKDAPLPLAIAMGILGALNVIFGVAPGLVAQELNKIFGKTIIAGNIWELNLGFGRYNGLLLTIWMTIGLLIAAIIYFLGAGVRKVPVTDTYQSGNPVTMEYNLTIRRNFFLPLKEAMAFWLRISFDKLYHDIWKSIEDFAETARNYIYNGNVQVYAWYLAIILIILAAMGV from the coding sequence ATGAATGAGTTGCCAATCATCGTAATTTCACCTCTAGTTGCGGGGTTCTTGGCTTGGCTTCTGAGGGTTAGGGGGGTAAGGGAGATCATCGGCGTTGCAGGTTCGCTGGTCCCCTTAGCCTTACTCATCAAACTGTACCCCTCACTTGGAGGGAGGCTTGAGTTCACGATAAACGTTGCAGGGTTTAAGCTTGGCTTGATGCTCTCCCACTTGACATGGGTATTTTCAATGATAGCTGCCGTTGTGGGCTTTACCGCTATCCTGGGAATGGTATCAACTGCGAGGGATAACTGGGAGTGGCTCTTCGCCCTGATGAGCCTCACCGGAGTCCTTGGAGTATTCATGGCTTACGACCTAATAACATTCTTCATAGCTTGGGAAGTCATGACGTTCGCTAGCTTCATGATGGTCCTGAGGTACAATAGGCATGCTTCACTGAAGTACTTCATACTCAGCATAGTCGGGGCTTACGCGATGCTGATTGCGATAGGCCTGATATACGCCAAGACCGGAACGCTGACATTCCCCGAAGTCTCAGCGATATTCTCCCAGGATGCCATGACGAAGATGATGGGAGGTCCCGGGCTCTTTACGAAAACCGAGACAATGCTAATCTACGGCCTGTTCCTTCTGGCCTTTGGTGTTAAAGCGGGAATGTTTCCACTTCACGTCTGGGCACCAGATGCCTACAGCGAAACCAACCAGAGCTATACCGCAATGTTCAGCGGAGTTTTGAGTAAAGCTGGTGTTTACGGGTTCATACTCCTCTACATCCTCATGTACGGGAAGCTCATAGTTGAGTTTGGCCACTTCAGAAGCGCACCAACGTTTGGCTACATAATAGCGTTCCTGGGTGGTCTAACCATCATCGTGGGAGGAATCCTAGCGGCACTACAGGAGGACATAAGGAAGCTCTTTGCCTACTCAAGTATAAGCCAGATAGGATACATACTCGTTGGCTTAGGCATTGGAACCGCTCTAAGTATTGAGGCTGCAATATACCACGCCATAAGTCACGCCCTCTTCAAGGGACTGTTCTTCCTGATAGTGGCAACCCTAATCTACAGAACCGGAAAGACGGAGTTCAAGGACTTCGGCGGATTGGCGGAGAAGATGCCCTACACATTCGCCATGGCGTTCATAGCAATACTCAGCCTAGCTGGAATTCCACCGCTTGTTGGATTCGCGAGTAAGTGGCTCATATTCGAAGCGGTTATTCATGAGAATCTCCCAATACTTGGTGGGATGGTGTTCTTTGGTAGTGCAATAGGTTTCGTTTACCTGATAAGGTTCACATATGCAGTATGGTTCGGTCAGAGACCAAGCGACATTGAAAATACGAAAGATGCACCCTTACCGTTGGCAATTGCCATGGGAATTCTTGGAGCGCTCAACGTTATATTTGGTGTTGCCCCAGGATTAGTTGCCCAAGAATTAAACAAAATATTCGGCAAAACGATAATTGCCGGCAACATATGGGAGCTTAACCTAGGCTTCGGTAGGTATAATGGACTTCTCCTCACAATATGGATGACCATCGGGCTGCTGATTGCCGCGATAATCTACTTCCTGGGTGCCGGAGTCAGGAAGGTTCCAGTCACGGACACGTACCAGTCGGGTAACCCGGTAACGATGGAGTACAACCTCACGATAAGGAGAAACTTCTTCCTTCCGCTTAAGGAAGCTATGGCATTCTGGCTGAGAATCAGCTTTGACAAGCTTTACCACGACATATGGAAGAGCATTGAGGATTTTGCCGAGACAGCGAGAAATTACATCTACAATGGGAACGTTCAGGTCTACGCGTGGTATCTCGCTATAATATTGATAATACTCGCCGCGATGGGGGTGTGA
- a CDS encoding proton-conducting transporter transmembrane domain-containing protein, producing the protein MNQVASLLIALPLISAFFVPVLKQINKSLIKPYLVLITLIQTGIAGWVFKEVYTTGKPIIIYAGGWRPPIGINLYIGHFAALFVLIIALVSFIMAIFSLKAVTTEPIDKYAMLFLLLMLGATGMIATGDIFNLFVFMEITAITAYALTAYNKTGEAAEASMKYIVLGGIGSSFFLVGVALLYGATGTLNMAQLAELANSINPIVAQVGLALIMFGLAVEAELFPLNAWAPDAYQAAPHPITAMFSAFVVKAGIYALARLLYLLQKASGWSSLLRLLVIMATLTVVFAELSALRQKDVKRMIAYSSIGQIGLIALAFSLGTQAGVDAGVFHMVNHAIVKALLFLAIGYVGLTVGGTTMENFEGLGKRMPLTALAITVAGVATVGVPLFNVFWSKLKIILATLQAGFFWAAVLVLFASVVEAVYYFRLIHRMWFMGGGTRIKEGAIAGILIILVAIIIIIGVDPAPVWNIVVKAGSDIFNVANYVKNVPLMGVGA; encoded by the coding sequence ATGAACCAGGTTGCATCCTTGTTAATAGCTCTCCCTCTCATCAGCGCATTCTTCGTTCCCGTGCTAAAACAGATAAATAAGTCACTGATAAAGCCATACCTCGTCCTCATCACGTTAATCCAGACGGGAATAGCCGGATGGGTATTCAAAGAGGTGTACACAACTGGCAAACCGATAATAATCTACGCCGGTGGCTGGAGGCCCCCAATAGGAATTAACCTCTACATAGGGCACTTTGCAGCGCTGTTCGTCCTGATAATAGCGCTCGTTAGCTTCATCATGGCCATCTTCAGCCTTAAAGCTGTAACAACTGAGCCAATAGACAAATATGCAATGCTTTTCCTCCTACTGATGCTTGGAGCCACCGGAATGATTGCCACGGGAGATATATTTAACCTATTCGTCTTTATGGAGATCACCGCGATCACAGCCTATGCCTTAACCGCATATAACAAGACCGGGGAGGCGGCAGAGGCCTCGATGAAGTACATAGTTTTAGGGGGGATAGGATCAAGCTTCTTCCTCGTAGGTGTTGCCCTCCTCTACGGGGCCACTGGAACGCTCAACATGGCCCAACTAGCTGAACTTGCAAACTCAATAAATCCAATAGTGGCCCAAGTGGGGCTAGCCCTCATAATGTTCGGGCTCGCGGTTGAAGCTGAACTGTTCCCCCTAAACGCTTGGGCACCTGATGCCTACCAAGCAGCCCCACACCCAATAACGGCAATGTTCTCCGCCTTCGTAGTCAAGGCCGGGATATATGCCCTGGCAAGACTACTCTACCTCCTACAAAAGGCTAGCGGTTGGAGCTCACTTCTTAGATTACTCGTAATAATGGCAACTCTAACGGTCGTGTTTGCCGAACTTTCAGCATTAAGGCAGAAAGACGTTAAGAGGATGATAGCGTACTCGAGTATAGGCCAGATAGGCCTAATAGCGTTGGCATTCTCCCTGGGAACCCAGGCTGGAGTTGATGCCGGAGTTTTCCATATGGTCAACCATGCAATAGTGAAGGCCCTTCTCTTCCTCGCCATAGGATACGTTGGGCTCACAGTAGGTGGAACAACCATGGAGAACTTTGAGGGACTGGGCAAGAGAATGCCGCTTACAGCACTGGCTATAACCGTTGCGGGAGTAGCGACGGTTGGAGTGCCACTATTCAACGTATTCTGGAGCAAGCTCAAAATTATCCTAGCAACCCTTCAAGCAGGATTCTTCTGGGCCGCAGTGCTAGTGCTGTTCGCGAGTGTAGTTGAGGCAGTCTATTACTTCAGGCTTATCCACAGGATGTGGTTCATGGGTGGAGGAACTAGGATCAAAGAAGGAGCAATCGCAGGAATACTAATCATACTTGTTGCGATCATAATAATCATAGGCGTTGATCCAGCACCCGTGTGGAATATCGTCGTTAAGGCAGGAAGCGACATATTCAACGTGGCCAACTACGTTAAGAACGTCCCTCTCATGGGGGTGGGAGCATGA
- a CDS encoding NADH-quinone oxidoreductase subunit K, with protein MISAYYFGAIALILIGLYAVLVKKNLLKILIGLSIMETGVNLLLISIGYVSGKSAPILSESITPSQAVDPIPQALVLTAIVIGVATTAMALSVAIILYEKYGTLNIEEVRRLRG; from the coding sequence ATGATCTCAGCCTATTACTTCGGGGCAATCGCCCTAATACTCATAGGCCTTTATGCTGTCCTTGTAAAGAAGAACCTCCTAAAGATACTCATCGGACTCAGCATAATGGAGACAGGTGTAAACTTGCTCCTGATAAGTATAGGATATGTATCCGGAAAGTCAGCCCCAATTCTTAGCGAAAGCATAACTCCTTCTCAAGCCGTAGATCCAATTCCACAGGCCCTAGTTCTTACCGCGATAGTTATAGGAGTTGCCACAACCGCAATGGCACTTAGCGTTGCTATAATCCTGTATGAGAAGTATGGAACCCTAAACATAGAAGAGGTAAGGAGGTTGAGAGGATGA
- a CDS encoding Na(+)/H(+) antiporter subunit B translates to MLKRALAIVAILIIGYWLAQGLSQVPFGQDKMLVGKYYLEHVKEQTGAVNAVTAVVVNYRGFDTLGEVTVLFIASTGVGALLWRKKRKRTAKTKGSVVLTTGSKLLFPFIMLFGMYIFIHGHLTPGGGFPGGATIATAFLLMYMAFTIYEIPHKGFEVTEGFAGMGYVLVGLIGLAIGGYFLFDWIWQTWHLGTSNVGRLFSGGFIPVIYTIIGIKVGTELSGIIDNMLKEEVKE, encoded by the coding sequence ATGCTGAAAAGGGCACTTGCTATAGTTGCCATCCTGATCATAGGATACTGGCTCGCCCAGGGATTATCTCAAGTCCCCTTTGGTCAAGACAAGATGTTGGTGGGAAAGTACTACTTAGAGCACGTAAAGGAGCAAACTGGAGCAGTAAACGCGGTAACGGCCGTTGTAGTTAACTACAGAGGTTTCGACACCCTTGGTGAAGTCACCGTTTTGTTCATAGCTTCTACCGGAGTTGGGGCCCTTCTGTGGAGAAAGAAAAGGAAGAGAACTGCAAAGACTAAGGGATCCGTTGTGCTCACCACGGGCTCAAAACTACTGTTCCCATTCATAATGCTGTTTGGAATGTACATATTCATCCACGGTCACCTTACCCCAGGAGGAGGTTTCCCAGGAGGAGCAACGATAGCTACAGCATTCCTCCTAATGTACATGGCATTCACAATCTATGAGATCCCACACAAAGGCTTCGAGGTCACGGAGGGGTTCGCAGGGATGGGCTACGTTCTTGTTGGCCTCATTGGATTAGCTATTGGGGGATACTTCCTCTTCGACTGGATATGGCAGACATGGCACCTCGGAACAAGCAACGTAGGAAGGTTGTTCAGCGGAGGCTTCATCCCAGTAATCTACACGATCATTGGAATTAAGGTCGGGACGGAGCTCAGCGGAATTATAGACAACATGCTCAAGGAGGAGGTGAAAGAATGA
- a CDS encoding DUF4040 domain-containing protein gives MNCIACIEYVIIGLMIISAILAVEWRDLLAATVGMAAVSLFASILFFFLQAPDVAMTEAAIGAALSGAVFIFAIKRTYRYETEEEEKPGWWVRW, from the coding sequence ATGAACTGCATAGCGTGTATAGAGTACGTTATAATAGGCCTCATGATCATCTCAGCAATTCTTGCAGTTGAATGGAGGGATTTACTAGCTGCAACTGTTGGTATGGCAGCTGTAAGCCTGTTCGCATCGATACTGTTCTTCTTCCTGCAAGCCCCTGACGTCGCAATGACTGAGGCAGCCATAGGAGCAGCTCTCAGCGGAGCGGTGTTCATCTTCGCAATTAAGAGAACGTATAGGTATGAGACCGAGGAAGAGGAGAAGCCCGGCTGGTGGGTGAGGTGGTGA
- the mnhG gene encoding monovalent cation/H(+) antiporter subunit G, whose protein sequence is MSVLAWIGEFLVLFGTIFYFLSTLGLIRMPDVYNRMQTATKSATLGSLGVIVGTGLWAVGEGLSIAWLTKAIVIAVFLLLTNPISAHALIRGAYKSGIPLWEGSVVDKYREHLEKKASEGNVSEGGEE, encoded by the coding sequence ATGAGTGTTCTAGCTTGGATTGGAGAGTTTTTGGTGCTGTTTGGAACAATATTCTACTTCCTCTCAACTCTAGGCCTCATCAGGATGCCAGATGTATACAACAGGATGCAGACAGCTACAAAGAGTGCAACCCTGGGTTCCCTAGGCGTTATAGTGGGAACAGGTCTCTGGGCCGTGGGAGAGGGATTAAGCATTGCATGGCTAACCAAGGCAATAGTGATTGCAGTATTCCTTCTTCTCACGAACCCAATAAGCGCACATGCCCTAATCAGGGGAGCATACAAATCAGGAATCCCCCTGTGGGAAGGTAGCGTTGTTGACAAGTACAGGGAGCACCTCGAGAAGAAGGCTTCCGAAGGAAATGTAAGTGAGGGGGGAGAAGAATGA
- a CDS encoding monovalent cation/H+ antiporter complex subunit F, producing MMGINIYLALIAIATLLSMYRVFRGPTTVDRLVAVDIMTTITVGLMVLFSLYYKRTIFLDVALVYAILSFAGVIAFARYLEGGL from the coding sequence ATGATGGGGATTAATATTTACCTCGCTTTGATAGCGATAGCCACCCTCCTGAGCATGTATAGGGTCTTTAGAGGGCCAACGACCGTCGACAGGCTCGTTGCTGTAGATATCATGACGACCATAACCGTCGGCCTTATGGTGCTGTTCTCCCTGTACTACAAGAGGACGATATTTCTCGATGTGGCATTGGTCTATGCGATCCTATCGTTCGCCGGAGTTATAGCGTTTGCGAGGTATCTGGAGGGAGGCCTATGA
- a CDS encoding Na+/H+ antiporter subunit E, protein MAEASRISKYLYTFIVLFVIWLFLTASLDPQELLIGAIFSAIVALLTYDIFTTRGLANLHPKRVAYFIAYIPYFLWAMILANLDVAYRVLHPKRPINPGIVECRTELKNNVGRLALANSITLTPGTITLDVDGDKYFIHWIDVKDSSVEGASENITKPFEKFLKVIFE, encoded by the coding sequence ATGGCAGAGGCAAGCCGAATTAGCAAGTACTTGTACACATTCATCGTTTTATTCGTAATATGGCTTTTCTTAACGGCAAGCCTTGATCCCCAAGAGCTCCTCATTGGAGCGATATTCTCTGCAATCGTCGCATTGCTCACGTACGATATCTTCACGACTAGAGGACTTGCAAACCTTCACCCCAAGAGGGTTGCCTACTTCATAGCCTATATACCCTACTTCCTATGGGCCATGATCCTTGCAAACCTAGATGTGGCTTATAGAGTTCTGCACCCAAAAAGACCGATAAACCCAGGAATTGTTGAGTGTAGGACGGAGCTTAAAAACAACGTCGGCAGGCTGGCACTAGCCAATTCAATCACGCTAACCCCAGGAACAATAACCCTAGACGTTGATGGGGATAAGTACTTCATACACTGGATAGACGTAAAGGATTCCTCAGTTGAAGGTGCATCAGAGAACATTACGAAGCCCTTTGAAAAGTTTCTGAAGGTGATCTTCGAATGA